Proteins from a genomic interval of Pseudoalteromonas rubra:
- a CDS encoding methyl-accepting chemotaxis protein: MKSSLKVKLLGPMSAMLAMFAIVVLAMLFTLHTLESQFVELKDKNIHAANQGRLALSLFKTQVQEWKNVLIRSKSVAERNKYWQRFLNSENEVKGVLENIAQSEQHSKTVKTLIAKILKDYGDATQKYKAGYDIFLSSGLNIETADQHVKGIDRALSDSLVDLVQKIDEGVDADFANLQTFSSRTSYTVSLISMLTAVVGVAFVLLYIQKVIVRPIGDLNEVLKAIAEGDYTKNISHNSNDEIGELVKSARYMQEKLSDSVGLINLVNHEVSTAFAQLSEISDEIGNSSVSQSKIVDSLNQATARLSTIAEQNKMDSKQAFDSFKSTSEATAQCAASLDLADKGMGELVGEMQAIAGNIEQLESRSSEIVNVLQVIQNIAEQTNLLALNAAIEAARAGEQGRGFAVVADEVRSLATRTQNSTLEIKDIIDGTLQSSQQAVSAIQSGLSKTTQTAQSVAQVSSVLSQTSTSFDSLITVTHSVDDNAVRQQDISQSIVEDVAQMLVISETLEKMAQSDEVSVAVNKASVDLQSLVERLSTNTGEVSLF, from the coding sequence ATGAAAAGCTCCTTAAAGGTTAAGCTGTTAGGTCCAATGTCTGCAATGTTAGCTATGTTTGCTATTGTTGTACTTGCAATGTTATTTACTTTGCATACGCTTGAATCTCAATTTGTTGAACTCAAAGATAAAAATATACATGCGGCCAATCAAGGGCGCTTGGCGTTGTCGCTGTTTAAAACTCAGGTTCAGGAGTGGAAAAATGTGCTGATACGTTCTAAATCAGTTGCAGAGCGAAATAAATATTGGCAGCGTTTTTTAAATTCAGAAAATGAAGTGAAAGGTGTACTCGAAAATATTGCACAATCAGAACAGCATTCGAAAACGGTTAAAACACTGATCGCCAAAATATTAAAAGACTATGGTGATGCAACACAAAAATACAAAGCAGGCTATGATATTTTTCTGTCTTCCGGCTTAAACATAGAAACGGCTGATCAACATGTTAAAGGTATAGACAGAGCCCTCAGTGATTCACTGGTGGATCTTGTTCAAAAGATAGATGAAGGCGTGGATGCAGACTTTGCAAATTTACAGACGTTTTCATCTCGTACTAGTTATACAGTGAGTTTGATCAGTATGTTGACTGCGGTTGTTGGGGTTGCTTTTGTTTTATTATACATTCAAAAAGTAATCGTCAGGCCAATTGGCGATCTCAATGAAGTATTAAAAGCGATTGCGGAAGGGGATTACACGAAAAATATTTCGCACAATTCAAATGATGAGATAGGAGAGCTGGTCAAGAGTGCGCGATACATGCAGGAAAAGTTATCTGACAGTGTCGGGCTCATTAATTTAGTTAACCATGAAGTGAGTACCGCATTTGCTCAGTTATCGGAAATCTCCGACGAAATTGGTAACAGCTCAGTATCGCAAAGCAAAATCGTCGATAGTTTAAATCAAGCCACAGCACGTTTATCCACTATCGCTGAGCAAAATAAAATGGATTCAAAACAGGCGTTCGACTCGTTTAAATCAACCAGCGAAGCGACGGCACAATGTGCAGCCTCTCTGGACTTAGCAGACAAAGGGATGGGGGAGCTGGTTGGCGAGATGCAAGCAATTGCAGGTAATATTGAGCAGCTAGAAAGCCGCTCTTCTGAAATTGTTAATGTGTTACAAGTCATTCAAAATATAGCGGAACAAACCAACTTACTGGCACTGAATGCTGCAATAGAGGCTGCCAGGGCGGGTGAGCAAGGGCGAGGCTTTGCGGTGGTAGCCGACGAGGTCAGAAGCCTTGCTACACGCACTCAAAATTCAACACTCGAAATAAAAGACATTATCGATGGCACTTTGCAAAGCTCTCAACAAGCAGTGAGCGCGATACAATCCGGTTTATCCAAAACAACGCAAACGGCCCAATCGGTGGCTCAAGTGAGCAGTGTGCTGAGCCAAACCTCGACGTCATTTGATAGCCTGATCACGGTGACCCATTCAGTGGATGACAATGCGGTGCGCCAACAAGACATTTCGCAAAGTATTGTTGAAGACGTTGCGCAAATGCTGGTGATTTCTGAAACGCTGGAGAAAATGGCACAAAGCGATGAGGTCTCTGTAGCAGTGAATAAAGCATCGGTTGATTTGCAATCTTTGGTCGAGCGACTGTCAACTAATACAGGTGAGGTGAGCTTGTTTTGA
- a CDS encoding RICIN domain-containing protein has protein sequence MGSRKGIVNSAIVASVVAGSMAMTSQVNAFGWGSIGDFFTDPIGTVGGAVTQVAQVVRHVTSPVTNVAIDTLRHGANVVNDATNLVGVDSTAITDKAISLAQQMATLDNMGTFVADQQQKLAALEHFATVAVTNAHYHGQLEALVDGVNENNVELAKNIVYSLIKDIDYDMLKLVVDQVKTYDGAQSLMFMVNKGNLGVGVAVDVHELERIKYGHHSNRHEPIMSFFVQAVNPATPNNQLKFSVGYHKNPPLQVSGNSVSLSSTVKKMKVSLAFASLNSSDFLALVDVQALRNQHKMTAVGVSANPVSLQAGSTSRQVVFKECQNGRLQANGVDCNQQGLSISELTGVYAMDQHTALGGVSFTFKSSGIVDGMYCVQTVEPADPHTWQDNYFCSSEDIGMKWSFAGPIDGMRCTQIIELADPHTWQDNYLCLPNDSDYLFSWNSAGKGNMKNTVRWLEAADPHTWNDNYLGIEKYVELKIFDKCLDINGYHPSNGQDIILYDCHTGANQKWLFTTDGKVRSKMNYNKCLDYRNSATSNGEKLMIWDCNTSPTQQFEYINGQLKTVLQPSRCVDSPQPHNFTRTHLWDCPVLTQHNHVVVSK, from the coding sequence ATGGGTTCACGAAAAGGGATCGTAAATTCAGCAATAGTCGCTTCCGTGGTGGCCGGCTCTATGGCCATGACTAGCCAAGTAAATGCTTTTGGCTGGGGTAGTATAGGTGACTTCTTTACAGACCCGATTGGAACTGTTGGCGGTGCCGTTACACAGGTAGCACAAGTGGTTAGGCATGTTACTAGCCCGGTGACAAATGTTGCAATTGATACACTTAGACATGGTGCAAACGTTGTGAATGATGCAACTAACTTGGTTGGTGTTGACTCCACAGCTATTACTGATAAAGCTATATCACTCGCTCAGCAAATGGCCACTTTAGACAACATGGGAACATTTGTCGCTGACCAACAACAAAAGCTTGCTGCACTTGAACACTTTGCGACTGTTGCTGTGACCAACGCACACTACCATGGTCAATTAGAAGCATTGGTCGATGGCGTCAATGAAAACAACGTAGAGCTTGCAAAAAACATCGTGTACAGCCTAATAAAAGACATTGACTACGATATGTTAAAACTCGTCGTAGATCAGGTTAAAACATATGACGGTGCACAGTCTTTGATGTTTATGGTGAATAAAGGTAATTTAGGAGTAGGGGTGGCTGTTGACGTTCATGAACTGGAGCGTATTAAGTATGGCCATCATTCTAACCGCCACGAACCAATCATGAGCTTTTTTGTTCAGGCTGTGAACCCAGCAACGCCGAATAACCAACTAAAATTTTCTGTTGGTTACCATAAGAATCCTCCTTTGCAGGTATCAGGAAATAGTGTAAGCCTATCAAGTACGGTTAAGAAGATGAAAGTCAGCCTTGCATTTGCATCGTTGAATAGCAGTGACTTCCTTGCTTTGGTTGATGTACAAGCTTTGCGAAACCAACATAAAATGACCGCTGTCGGCGTCAGTGCAAATCCTGTTAGCTTGCAAGCAGGGAGCACATCAAGACAAGTTGTATTCAAAGAATGTCAAAACGGTAGATTACAAGCGAACGGAGTAGATTGTAATCAACAAGGTTTGTCTATTAGTGAACTGACCGGTGTCTACGCCATGGACCAACACACAGCGCTTGGTGGTGTGTCATTTACATTTAAGTCATCTGGTATAGTGGATGGTATGTACTGTGTACAAACAGTCGAACCCGCAGATCCACATACCTGGCAAGACAATTACTTCTGCTCATCAGAAGACATTGGCATGAAATGGTCTTTTGCTGGCCCAATCGATGGCATGCGCTGTACGCAGATCATTGAGTTGGCAGACCCGCATACATGGCAAGACAACTATCTATGTTTACCTAATGACTCAGACTATTTATTCTCTTGGAATAGTGCTGGTAAAGGTAATATGAAAAATACGGTAAGATGGCTTGAAGCCGCAGATCCACATACTTGGAATGACAACTACCTGGGCATTGAAAAATACGTAGAGTTGAAAATATTCGATAAGTGTTTAGATATTAATGGGTACCATCCAAGCAATGGTCAAGACATCATACTGTACGATTGTCACACTGGTGCAAACCAGAAATGGCTATTCACTACCGATGGTAAAGTGAGAAGTAAAATGAACTATAACAAGTGCCTTGATTATAGAAACTCAGCGACGAGCAATGGCGAAAAACTGATGATTTGGGATTGTAACACCAGCCCGACACAACAGTTTGAATATATTAATGGCCAATTAAAAACTGTATTGCAACCATCTCGTTGTGTCGATTCTCCACAGCCACATAACTTCACAAGAACACACTTGTGGGATTGTCCTGTGTTAACTCAACACAATCATGTAGTTGTTTCAAAATAA
- a CDS encoding acyl-CoA thioesterase gives MQEFFDKFAIKTKINVVWGEMDALGHVNNVSYFRYFETARIDFLKQTGLLSILSEPTHSPVLRDTYAQYKRPVTFPDTLYIGSYITDIKEDRFTMRYEAFSESQQAICTTGYANVVMFNMKTGQKSPIPEKMLSILKQYEMNGE, from the coding sequence ATGCAGGAATTTTTCGACAAGTTTGCAATTAAGACCAAGATCAACGTTGTATGGGGTGAAATGGATGCGCTGGGCCATGTGAACAACGTGTCGTACTTTCGTTATTTTGAAACCGCACGGATCGACTTTTTAAAGCAAACAGGACTACTTTCTATCTTATCAGAACCCACCCATAGTCCTGTACTGCGCGATACGTATGCCCAATACAAACGACCAGTTACTTTTCCGGATACCCTCTATATTGGTTCGTATATTACCGACATCAAAGAAGATCGTTTCACCATGCGCTATGAAGCGTTTAGTGAGTCACAGCAGGCAATATGTACAACGGGGTATGCGAATGTGGTGATGTTTAATATGAAAACAGGGCAAAAATCTCCAATACCAGAGAAAATGTTATCGATACTTA
- a CDS encoding DUF4431 domain-containing protein, producing MKYLALVMALVSFDTFSSMPTNGTKVIISGIIVLSEVHVEGKLIKFKAIKLEQKQCFKADGVISDKEQCLGTLQLVTPNTISLSLGQRYSLVGDAFHWHTAHHHTKVLFSVSSAKKL from the coding sequence ATGAAATATTTAGCATTAGTCATGGCATTAGTTTCTTTTGATACTTTTTCAAGTATGCCAACTAATGGAACAAAGGTTATTATTTCAGGAATAATAGTGCTTTCGGAAGTTCATGTTGAAGGTAAGCTTATAAAGTTTAAAGCCATTAAGCTTGAACAAAAACAGTGTTTTAAAGCTGATGGTGTTATCTCTGATAAAGAACAATGTCTAGGTACATTGCAACTTGTTACTCCAAATACTATTAGCTTAAGTTTGGGACAAAGGTATTCTTTAGTTGGCGATGCGTTTCATTGGCATACAGCACACCATCATACAAAAGTATTGTTTAGTGTAAGCTCTGCCAAAAAACTCTAA
- a CDS encoding zinc ribbon domain-containing protein, with product MQNEWECIACGSKNNGSEQVCSNCGVANEKLSSERKAAGVLNKMGSKIKFKFECVKCQHTEFEVGELRGKGGLFSSIFQFNNKRFYHISCKSCGYSEFYKRDLSSREKAIDLFTG from the coding sequence GTGCAGAACGAATGGGAGTGCATTGCATGTGGCTCTAAAAATAATGGTTCAGAGCAGGTATGTAGTAACTGTGGTGTAGCTAATGAAAAACTGTCTTCTGAGCGCAAAGCTGCAGGTGTATTGAATAAGATGGGAAGTAAAATTAAGTTTAAGTTTGAATGTGTTAAGTGCCAACATACGGAGTTTGAGGTGGGTGAACTCCGAGGTAAAGGAGGGTTGTTTTCTTCAATTTTCCAATTCAATAATAAACGCTTTTACCATATTAGCTGCAAGTCTTGTGGTTACAGCGAGTTCTATAAACGTGACTTAAGTAGCAGAGAAAAGGCCATAGATCTATTCACAGGATAG